One genomic region from Rosa rugosa chromosome 1, drRosRugo1.1, whole genome shotgun sequence encodes:
- the LOC133726034 gene encoding protein DETOXIFICATION 40-like isoform X1: MGSSQDDTYQPLLQPISSSPSLTDKHDHSSSTELERILSDTDRPFLQRLKPALWIESKLLFFLAGPAVVVYLTNYVMFMSTQIFSGHLGNLELAAASLGNNGIQMFAYGLMLGMGSAVETLCGQAYGAQKYEMLGIYLQRSTILLTLVGFLLTLVYIFSEPALIFLGESPRIASAAAIYVYGLIPQIFAYAVNFPIQKFLQAQSIVTPSAYISAVTLAVHLLLSWVAVYKIGLGLLGASLLLSLSWWINAVAQFVYILKSERCRHTWSGFTWQAFIGLYGFFKLSVASAVMLCLETWYFQILVLLAGLLENPELALDSLSICTTISEWVFMISVGLNAAASVRVSNELGAGNPKSTAFSVIVVTTISFIISAIAAIVVLIFRDVISYAFTEGEVVAAAVSDLTPLLALTLLLNGIQPVLSGVAVGCGWQAFVAYVNVGCYYFVGVPLGALLGFYFNFGAKGIWLGMMAGTLMQTIILIWITVRTDWKKEVEEAAKRLNKWDVKEPVKG; the protein is encoded by the exons ATGGGTTCTTCCCAAGACGATACCTACCAACCTCTCCTTCAACCCATTTCATCCTCCCCATCCTTAACAGATAAGCATGACCACTCGAGTAGCACTGAGCTGGAAAGAATATTATCCGACACAGATAGGCCGTTCTTGCAGCGTCTCAAACCTGCTCTATGGATCGAGTCGAAGCTCCTTTTCTTCCTCGCCGGTCCGGCAGTGGTCGTCTACCTGACCAACTACGTTATGTTCATGTCCACCCAAATCTTCTCCGGTCACCTTGGTAATCTTGAGCTCGCCGCTGCTTCTCTCGGAAACAATGGAATCCAAATGTTCGCCTATGGCCTCATG TTAGGCATGGGAAGTGCGGTGGAGACGCTATGTGGACAAGCATATGGAGCTCAAAAGTACGAAATGCTAGGCATATATCTACAAAGATCAACCATCCTCCTAACGTTGGTCGGTTTCCTCCTCACCTTGGTCTACATCTTCTCAGAACCAGCTCTAATCTTTCTCGGCGAGTCCCCGAGAATCGCCTCCGCCGCCGCCATTTACGTCTACGGCCTGATCCCTCAAATCTTTGCCTACGCCGTCAACTTCCCGATCCAGAAATTCCTCCAAGCTCAAAGCATAGTGACTCCAAGTGCATACATATCAGCAGTGACACTAGCCGTACACCTCTTGCTGAGCTGGGTGGCCGTGTACAAGATTGGGCTTGGGCTTCTGGGCGCGTCGCTGTTGCTCAGCCTGTCGTGGTGGATCAATGCGGTGGCGCAGTTTGTATACATCTTGAAAAGCGAGAGGTGCAGGCACACGTGGAGCGGTTTTACGTGGCAAGCGTTCATCGGGTTGTATGGATTCTTCAAATTATCGGTGGCGTCTGCAGTGATGCTTTGTTTAGAGACGtggtattttcagattctggTTCTGCTGGCTGGCTTGCTGGAAAATCCTGAGTTGGCTCTTGACTCGCTCTCGATTTG CACGACTATATCAGAATGGGTGTTCATGATCTCAGTTGGGTTAAATGCAGCTGCAAG TGTGCGAGTAAGCAATGAGCTTGGAGCCGGAAATCCCAAGTCCACAGCATTTTCTGTCATCGTGGTGACTACGATCTCCTTCATCATCTCCGCCATCGCAGCAATAGTTGTTCTTATTTTTCGTGATGTTATCAGCTACGCCTTCACGGAGGGTGAAGTCGTGGCCGCTGCTGTCTCAGATCTTACCCCTCTTCTTGCCCTCACCCTCCTCCTCAATGGAATTCAGCCTGTATTGTCCGGTGTTGCTGTTGGGTGTGGATGGCAAGCTTTTGTGGCGTATGTAAATGTGGGCTGTTATTACTTTGTTGGAGTACCACTTGGTGCCCTTCTTGGATTTTACTTCAACTTTGGCGCTAAG GGAATATGGTTAGGGATGATGGCGGGCACGTTGATGCAAACAATCATTCTAATATGGATCACCGTTCGAACAGACTGGAAGAAGGAG GTGGAAGAGGCAGCCAAAAGGTTGAACAAGTGGGACGTGAAGGAACCCGTAAAAGGCTGA
- the LOC133726034 gene encoding protein DETOXIFICATION 40-like isoform X2: MGSSQDDTYQPLLQPISSSPSLTDKHDHSSSTELERILSDTDRPFLQRLKPALWIESKLLFFLAGPAVVVYLTNYVMFMSTQIFSGHLGNLELAAASLGNNGIQMFAYGLMLGMGSAVETLCGQAYGAQKYEMLGIYLQRSTILLTLVGFLLTLVYIFSEPALIFLGESPRIASAAAIYVYGLIPQIFAYAVNFPIQKFLQAQSIVTPSAYISAVTLAVHLLLSWVAVYKIGLGLLGASLLLSLSWWINAVAQFVYILKSERCRHTWSGFTWQAFIGLYGFFKLSVASAVMLCLETWYFQILVLLAGLLENPELALDSLSICVRVSNELGAGNPKSTAFSVIVVTTISFIISAIAAIVVLIFRDVISYAFTEGEVVAAAVSDLTPLLALTLLLNGIQPVLSGVAVGCGWQAFVAYVNVGCYYFVGVPLGALLGFYFNFGAKGIWLGMMAGTLMQTIILIWITVRTDWKKEVEEAAKRLNKWDVKEPVKG, from the exons ATGGGTTCTTCCCAAGACGATACCTACCAACCTCTCCTTCAACCCATTTCATCCTCCCCATCCTTAACAGATAAGCATGACCACTCGAGTAGCACTGAGCTGGAAAGAATATTATCCGACACAGATAGGCCGTTCTTGCAGCGTCTCAAACCTGCTCTATGGATCGAGTCGAAGCTCCTTTTCTTCCTCGCCGGTCCGGCAGTGGTCGTCTACCTGACCAACTACGTTATGTTCATGTCCACCCAAATCTTCTCCGGTCACCTTGGTAATCTTGAGCTCGCCGCTGCTTCTCTCGGAAACAATGGAATCCAAATGTTCGCCTATGGCCTCATG TTAGGCATGGGAAGTGCGGTGGAGACGCTATGTGGACAAGCATATGGAGCTCAAAAGTACGAAATGCTAGGCATATATCTACAAAGATCAACCATCCTCCTAACGTTGGTCGGTTTCCTCCTCACCTTGGTCTACATCTTCTCAGAACCAGCTCTAATCTTTCTCGGCGAGTCCCCGAGAATCGCCTCCGCCGCCGCCATTTACGTCTACGGCCTGATCCCTCAAATCTTTGCCTACGCCGTCAACTTCCCGATCCAGAAATTCCTCCAAGCTCAAAGCATAGTGACTCCAAGTGCATACATATCAGCAGTGACACTAGCCGTACACCTCTTGCTGAGCTGGGTGGCCGTGTACAAGATTGGGCTTGGGCTTCTGGGCGCGTCGCTGTTGCTCAGCCTGTCGTGGTGGATCAATGCGGTGGCGCAGTTTGTATACATCTTGAAAAGCGAGAGGTGCAGGCACACGTGGAGCGGTTTTACGTGGCAAGCGTTCATCGGGTTGTATGGATTCTTCAAATTATCGGTGGCGTCTGCAGTGATGCTTTGTTTAGAGACGtggtattttcagattctggTTCTGCTGGCTGGCTTGCTGGAAAATCCTGAGTTGGCTCTTGACTCGCTCTCGATTTG TGTGCGAGTAAGCAATGAGCTTGGAGCCGGAAATCCCAAGTCCACAGCATTTTCTGTCATCGTGGTGACTACGATCTCCTTCATCATCTCCGCCATCGCAGCAATAGTTGTTCTTATTTTTCGTGATGTTATCAGCTACGCCTTCACGGAGGGTGAAGTCGTGGCCGCTGCTGTCTCAGATCTTACCCCTCTTCTTGCCCTCACCCTCCTCCTCAATGGAATTCAGCCTGTATTGTCCGGTGTTGCTGTTGGGTGTGGATGGCAAGCTTTTGTGGCGTATGTAAATGTGGGCTGTTATTACTTTGTTGGAGTACCACTTGGTGCCCTTCTTGGATTTTACTTCAACTTTGGCGCTAAG GGAATATGGTTAGGGATGATGGCGGGCACGTTGATGCAAACAATCATTCTAATATGGATCACCGTTCGAACAGACTGGAAGAAGGAG GTGGAAGAGGCAGCCAAAAGGTTGAACAAGTGGGACGTGAAGGAACCCGTAAAAGGCTGA
- the LOC133726033 gene encoding palmitoyl-monogalactosyldiacylglycerol delta-7 desaturase, chloroplastic-like — MGLPGIWVALLMTPRARFRGRKWNLLDLVTAAVFASMHVLALFGPFYFNWSALWVALALVYVTGLGITLSYHRNLAHRSFRLPKLLEYLFAYFAVLSAQGSPIDWVSTHRYHHQYTDTEKDAHSPLKGFWFSHMGWILDSNARFGRYGGLRNVEDLKRQAFYRFLHNTYLLHSIILGGILYAVGGFPFIVWGMGVRMVYVFHGTLLVNSAGHIWGYQAWKTSDLSKNLWWLALVAFGEGWHNNHHAFEYSARQGLEWWQFDLTWYIIKFLEALGLATDVKVPSEAHKKRKALETKTTMAAMK, encoded by the exons ATGGGGCTTCCGGGGATTTGGGTGGCGCTTCTGATGACGCCTCGCGCACGTTTCAGGGGAAGGAAATGGAATTTACTTGACCTAGTCACAGCTGCAGTGTTTGCGTCTATGCATGTTCTTGCTTTATTTGGGCCATTTTATTTCAATTGGTCTGCGTTATGGGTAGCACTCGCGCTCGTTTACGTAACCGGATTGGGAATCACTCTTTCATATCACAGAAACCTTGCGCACAGGAGCTTCAGGCTTCCCAAGTTGCTCGAGTACTTGTTTGCCTATTTTGCAGTTCTTTCAGCTCAG GGTAGTCCCATTGATTGGGTGAGTACACACCGTTACCACCACCAGTATACAGATACAGAGAAAGATGCTCATAGCCCACTAAAAGGTTTCTGGTTTAGTCACATGGGTTGGATTCTTGATAGCAACGCTCGTTTTGGAAGA TATGGAGGACTGCGGAATGTTGAAGATTTGAAAAGGCAAGCATTCTATAGGTTTCTTCATAATACTTACCTTTTACACTCAATTATTCTTGGAGGCATTTTATATGCAGTTGGTGGATTTCCGTTCATCGTTTGGGGAATG GGCGTGAGGATGGTATATGTTTTCCACGGCACATTGCTAGTGAATTCGGCCGGCCACATATGGGGATATCAAGCATGGAAGACCAGTGATCTGTCTAAGAATCTCTG GTGGTTGGCATTGGTTGCATTTGGAGAAGGGTGGCACAACAACCACCATGCTTTCGAATATTCGGCTCGACAGGGCCTCGAATGGTGGCAGTTTGACCTGACTTGGTACATCATAAAATTTCTTGAAGCTCTAGGGTTGGCAACTGATGTGAAAGTACCATCTGAGGCTCATAAGAAACGTAAAGCTTTAGAGACCAAAACAACCATGGCTGCCATGAAATAA